Genomic segment of Bacillota bacterium:
TGCGGGCGGATTATGTCTGAGTTTTTTCGTCGTCTAAGAGATTGAAGCAAGTATTTATATATTATGGAGAGATGGCTGAGTTGGTCGAAGGCGCTCGACTCGAAATCGAGTAGGCTGTGATGAGCGGCCTCGTGGGTTCGAATCCCACTCTCTCCGCCAGAAAGATAAATATGATAATTATCCAGTATGACCAGCGCGGAGAGATGGCTGAGTTGGTCGAAGGCGCTCGACTGGAAATCGAGTAGACGGGCAATAAACCTGTCTCGAGGGTTCGAATCCCTCTCTCTCCGCCATTAACTAATTTACTTTGCGCTTGTATAACGACAAAATTCCTTGGCGGTGGAAAAGTTGAGTGAATGGGCCAGGGATTTTCTTGTATCTTTGAATATTTAACAGGTTAATTTTTAGTCGTGCTAGGCGGGGAGGTAGCGGTGCCCTGTACCCGCAAACCGCTATAGCGGGGCTGAATTCCTACCCGAGGCCTTATCTTGTGGGGACTGGCCGGGGTAAGTGGCGAGGAAGTTTGGGTCCTGCGCAACGGGAACTCCTGAACCGTGTCAGGTCCGGAAGGAAGCAGCACTAAGGGATTATTCTTGTGTGCCGCGGGGGTGCCTAAGCAGAGCTAACTGCTCCGGTAACGCCCGGAAGGTAATTTCGACGGTAGGTGCACGGCTAATTAAAAAAATTTTAACTTAGATGGCTAAATCAGCCATCTATTGCTGTTTATTTGCGTTTAAATATTTATTGCTTTAAAGAGGAAAAATAGGGCAGATAGCGAAGTGTAATTAGCAGGTTTGAAACAGATTAACTTTTTAGATGGGCCGTTAAGGGGGGGGAGATGTGGGTTACGTAGCCCTATACCGAGAATGGCGACCGCAGACTTTTTCAGAAGTAGTCGGTCAGCAGCACGTCACCCGCACCTTGATTAATGCGGTGGTTCAGGGGCGAATCGCTCATGCCTATCTGTTCTGTGGCCCCCGGGGGACAGGCAAGACCAGTGTTGCCAAAATCCTGGCCAAGGTGGTTAACTGCCTGGACCGCCAGGGGGCTGAGCCTTGCAACCACTGTGAGAATTGTCTCCGCATCACTCAAGGGATTTCGATGGATGTTTTGGAGATTGACGCGGCTTCCAACCGGGGAATCGACGAGATTAGAGACTTGAGAGAAAAGATCAAGTTTGCTCCGACCAGTGGCAAAGCCAAAGTTTACATAATTGACGAAGTTCACATGTTAACCCCGGAGGCGTTTAATGCTCTGCTTAAAACTCTGGAAGAACCACCAGCCCAAGCGATGTTTGTTCTGGCGACCACTGAGCCCCACAAAATTCCGGCCACGATCCTTTCTCGATGTCAGCGCTTTGACTTTAGGCGAGTGGGGTTAAAGGATATGATAGACCGGCTCGTCGAGATTGCCAGCCACCACGGGTTTAATGTAACCCCGGCGGCGCTGCGGCGAATCGCCCGGGCGGCGGAAGGTGGGATGAGAGATGCTTTGAGCATTCTCGACCAGTGTGTAGCCTACACGGGTGAGAATGTGACGGAGGACGATGTCAATACCGTGTTGGGGGTAACGGGTGATGAAGCGAGGATGGCGCTGGTTGATTGCTTGGTGAATCAGGATATCCACCAGGCCCTGATTATGCTTGACAATTTTATTACCCAAGGGAAAGATATTCGGCAGATCGTCAAAGAACTGGTTGAATACTTGCGCAATCTTTTATTGGTGCAAATTGGGGGAGATGCTGAGGCTCTTTTACCGGTTGATCCCGATTTACTTAACCGCATGAAAGAACAAGCTGAACAATTAGGCCAGACCCGCATTATGAACAGCATTAACGTTTTAACCAACGCGGAAGCCGAAATGCGTTGGACGACGAGCCCGCGCTGGCTCCTGGAAGTAGCCTTACTGAAAATAGCTAAACCCGTCCACGTGGAATCGATAGCTGAGCTAAAAATACGGGTTGAACGTTTAGAACAGTTGGTACAAAACCTGAGCTCGGTGGCAGTACCGCTCAAGACGCCGACCAGGAAAGAGGCTACGCTCCACGGAACCGGGCCGGCTACTTCCAGCCAAGGACGGAAAAGTGAATACGGGCGAGCGGTAATTGAACCAGCCAGGACCGTTGAACCCTTACCCAGCCCGGTCGTGAGCCCTTCCGAGGTGGTGGAAAAGTGGCCTTTGCTTCTAGAAACAGTGAAAAAAGCCAAGATTGCTGCCCATGCATTTCTGATAGTAGCTGAACCCGTTGGGGTGACGGGGGATGTGGTAACGGTTGCGTTTAAACCGGGCTACAACTTTCATAAGGAAAAGACGGAACAGCCAGAAATTAAGGCAACCATTGAAAAATGTTTGGAAGCTGTTTACAAACGCCCATTACGACTACGCTGTATACTGCAGGACGTGACAGTTGAGCCTAACCCGGTGAACAGTAAGCCTGAAGATGATCCATTGGTTAAGCAGGCTATTGAGCTTTTTGGGCCGACAGTCATTGAGATAAAAGAATAATAAGATGATATTAAAAAATATAATGAGGGGGTTATAGCGGTTATGGGTTTTGGCAACATGGGCAAAATGTTGAAACAGGTCCAGAAAATACAGGCAGACATGGCCAAGCTACAGGAGGAGCTGCAAACACGAACGGTTGAGGCGACTGCTGGCGGGGGGGTAGTCAAGGTTGTGGCCAGTGGTAAGCAAGAAATTGTCTCGGTGACGATAGATCCCCAGGCGGTTGACCCGGAAGATGTGGAAATGCTGCAGGATCTTATTATAGCTGCGGTTAATGAGGCTTTGCGAAAAGCGCAGGAAATGGTGGCCGCAGAAATGAGCCGGATTACCGGCGGCCTGAAGATCCCCGGTTTGTTTTAGAGGTGATGGTGGATGCAGTACTATGCTGGCCCAATCGCTCGGTTGATTGGCGAACTGACCAGATTGCCCGGGATTGGGCCAAAGACTGCTCAGCGGTTGGCCTTTCATCTCTTGCAGGTACCAACTGAGGAGGCCAGAAGGCTGGCCGAGGCGATCGTTGAGGCGAAAGAAAAGATTGGTTACTGCTCTAGTTGTAGCAATCTGACTGATGTTGATCCTTGTGCCGTGTGTCGGGACGAAACCAGGGACCGGACAATCCTGTGTGTGGTGGAAGAGCCACGGGACGTGGTGGCCCTGGAAAAGACCCGGGAGTATCGGGGCATGTATCATGTGTTGCAGGGAAAAATTTCACCCCTGGATGGAATCGGGCCCGATCAACTCAGGATTAAAGAATTGCTGGCGCGGCTAAAAGACGGGATAATTAAAGAGATCGTTTTGGCAACGAATCCTAATCTGGAAGGAGAAGCCACGGCCATGTATTTGGCCAGGTTGATCAAGCCTTTAGGAATTCGGGTCACCCGACTGGCACATGGGTTGCCGGTGGGTGGCGACCTGGAATATGCTGATGAGGTTACTCTGTATAAAGCCTTTGAGGGGAGAAGAGAAATGTAGACGAAACGGTTTAGAGCACTGCCTGCCAGAGGCTCTTTTTTGTTGACTTGGACTAGCCTCAACCGAATCTGGCAATACTCTACTCAGCGGTCTTTTTGGCTGCTTGGCAACATAAACATAATTTCGGAAGAGTCTTGCCAGAGGGGGAGAGGGTTTTGAAACCTCCATTTCGTCAGTGGCTCAAGGCTTTAGCTGATTCTGTGCTCATTTCTCAGGATGAGGGTAACCAGACCGGTGTTGCTACTAACCTCCAGTTAGAAATGCTCGAACAGGCAAAACAAGAATGGTTAGCGGCCCGGGAGTACTTTGAACATACGGCTGATCCTGATCTAATCGATCACGCTATTTATCAATTGTGGGCAGCGGAAAAAAAGTACCAGTATCTGCTTAAGAAAGCCCGTGAAGAGAATTTAAACAATGAAGTCCTGGAGAACCCCTGGAGTTGTCTGCGCTAAGAGGCATATTCTGGTAATCGCCCTCATAAGATGTTACTGGGGGTGAGCGGTTTGGACATTGTGAATGTTTTAATTGCCAGTATCTTTGCCTTGTTCATTCTGGCAGTCATCGGAAAGATTCTGCTTAAACCGATTAAACTAGTGTTTAAAATACTGTTTAACTCGGTTGTTGGGGTGCTCATGCTCGGGGTTATCAATTACGTGGGTAAATATATTGGCTTTGACCTGCCGATTAATCCTATCACGGCTTTGACGGCCGGTTTCCTGGGAATGCCGGGGGTAATTTTGTTAATTGTGCTACACTATTTAATCGGTTAGGCTATCATAATTTTCACGACAAATGCATAATTATTCGTGCTGAAGGGCGTGTAATGGGGAAAGACCGCGCATTAGCGAGGTCTTTCCTTTATTTATTAGTTTTAGTGAAAATGTGCCTACTTTATTGACGGAGATCCAGTGTTAAAGTATACTAATTAGTATATCTTAAATGATGACAGCCAGGTTTGGTTTATTTCAGGAGGTGACGGCGATCGGTAAACCTAACGCAGATGTTTCTCATGCTAGAATAATGGAAGCATATATCGGGGAATATGCTAGTGGCAAGAGCGAGACCGCAGTAAACCGTGCCCTCGATCTAGCTCGCCTCGGGCGGAAAGTGACCTTGGTTGATTTGGATACCGTTGAACCTTTTTATACCCTCCGTCCCATCAAAAAAGAATTGATGGCTAAAGGGATTAATGTGATTGCCTGGGAAACTAAAGAAACCACTGGTCTGGGTGAAGCGGGGTCGGTTCTTTTGCCGGAAATGCGGTGGGCTTTACGCAAACCCGGTGATATCATTCTGGATGTGGGGTATGGTGTCCACGGCGCACGGACTTTAAATTTGGTCGAGGGGGCGTATGATTCTCCTGAGCTGAAAGTTTACTGTGTAGTAAATATCTCCCGTCCGATGACGGCCACCGTGGAAGAGATTGTGGAATATGTGCGCAGTTTGGGGCGAGTTGATGGCTTGATTAATAATTCTCACCTCGGCGATGCGACCGATCTGGAAATAATTCAGCAGGGGGCGCGAATCGTTTCTGCAGCGGCCCAGATCCTTAATATACCAGTTATTGCCACTGTTGTCGACGAGAAGTTTAGCTCGTGCATCGGCCCCTTTGACGAGGAGGGAAACCCGGTACGAATAATTCATCGTTTTATGCCGTGCACCTACTGGTGAGGTCATGTATTTTCCAACTCCGACAGAATTATTTTAAATAAAAAACTTTATAGAGAAGGAATCTAGGAGGTGTGGTGATTGACAACGCAAGTAAGTCAAAGTGGTAAACGAGTATTTATGACTGGAAATGAAGCTGCTGCCTGGGCGGCATTGAACGCCAAAGCAGACATCATGTTTGGGTACCCGATCACGCCACAAAACGAGATCATGCATTACTGGACGCGTTTGGCGCCCAAATACAATCGGAAGTTTCTCCAGACGGAAGACGAGATCTCGGCGGGCTTCTGCACCAATGGAGCGCTCATCGCCGGTCGGAAGGCTTTTACGGCGACGGCTGGACCAGGTAATGTCCTTATGCAGGAACCGTTTAGCATGGCCGAAGGGATGCGGTTACCTTTTGTGGCGATCATCCAGCAGCGTGGTGGTCCGTCATCCGGTACAGTGGTCTATTCGCAGCAAGAGGTCACATTAACTACTTATGGTGGTAACGGGGAAGGTCACCGGATTGTGTACTCCACCGCCAGCCATCAGGAAATCTACGACTACGTAATTAAAGCTTTTAATGTGGCCTGGAAATATCGCTTTCCGACATATGTGCTGGGTGATGGTTATCAAGCGAAGATGCGTGAGCCGCTCATCATGTATACCCCTGAGGAACGGGGGATCGAGTTGGTTGAACCGAGGCCACTGGTCGGCTTACCGGGTGAAATTGGTAAAGACCGGCAGGCTCAGCACC
This window contains:
- the dnaX gene encoding DNA polymerase III subunit gamma/tau, with protein sequence MGYVALYREWRPQTFSEVVGQQHVTRTLINAVVQGRIAHAYLFCGPRGTGKTSVAKILAKVVNCLDRQGAEPCNHCENCLRITQGISMDVLEIDAASNRGIDEIRDLREKIKFAPTSGKAKVYIIDEVHMLTPEAFNALLKTLEEPPAQAMFVLATTEPHKIPATILSRCQRFDFRRVGLKDMIDRLVEIASHHGFNVTPAALRRIARAAEGGMRDALSILDQCVAYTGENVTEDDVNTVLGVTGDEARMALVDCLVNQDIHQALIMLDNFITQGKDIRQIVKELVEYLRNLLLVQIGGDAEALLPVDPDLLNRMKEQAEQLGQTRIMNSINVLTNAEAEMRWTTSPRWLLEVALLKIAKPVHVESIAELKIRVERLEQLVQNLSSVAVPLKTPTRKEATLHGTGPATSSQGRKSEYGRAVIEPARTVEPLPSPVVSPSEVVEKWPLLLETVKKAKIAAHAFLIVAEPVGVTGDVVTVAFKPGYNFHKEKTEQPEIKATIEKCLEAVYKRPLRLRCILQDVTVEPNPVNSKPEDDPLVKQAIELFGPTVIEIKE
- a CDS encoding YbaB/EbfC family nucleoid-associated protein, which produces MGFGNMGKMLKQVQKIQADMAKLQEELQTRTVEATAGGGVVKVVASGKQEIVSVTIDPQAVDPEDVEMLQDLIIAAVNEALRKAQEMVAAEMSRITGGLKIPGLF
- the recR gene encoding recombination protein RecR gives rise to the protein MQYYAGPIARLIGELTRLPGIGPKTAQRLAFHLLQVPTEEARRLAEAIVEAKEKIGYCSSCSNLTDVDPCAVCRDETRDRTILCVVEEPRDVVALEKTREYRGMYHVLQGKISPLDGIGPDQLRIKELLARLKDGIIKEIVLATNPNLEGEATAMYLARLIKPLGIRVTRLAHGLPVGGDLEYADEVTLYKAFEGRREM
- a CDS encoding YaaL family protein, which codes for MKPPFRQWLKALADSVLISQDEGNQTGVATNLQLEMLEQAKQEWLAAREYFEHTADPDLIDHAIYQLWAAEKKYQYLLKKAREENLNNEVLENPWSCLR
- the bofA gene encoding pro-sigmaK processing inhibitor BofA — protein: MLLGVSGLDIVNVLIASIFALFILAVIGKILLKPIKLVFKILFNSVVGVLMLGVINYVGKYIGFDLPINPITALTAGFLGMPGVILLIVLHYLIG
- a CDS encoding ferredoxin oxidoreductase, whose translation is MTGNEAAAWAALNAKADIMFGYPITPQNEIMHYWTRLAPKYNRKFLQTEDEISAGFCTNGALIAGRKAFTATAGPGNVLMQEPFSMAEGMRLPFVAIIQQRGGPSSGTVVYSQQEVTLTTYGGNGEGHRIVYSTASHQEIYDYVIKAFNVAWKYRFPTYVLGDGYQAKMREPLIMYTPEERGIELVEPRPLVGLPGEIGKDRQAQHLCNIYSIEEELYEVVLKLQAEYNRIQPEVIEYKEVATEDADVVVVAHGIVARAAEEAVSMLRATGIKVGLFRPITLRPFPREALQKVAARASKMLVVESAWGQLMRLVREELYGLSTPVESLFKPAVMVIPDEIVGKVKEIM